Proteins from one Streptomyces sp. NBC_00289 genomic window:
- a CDS encoding ATP-binding cassette domain-containing protein: MTTTNGTGTHGAIIEDTAQSADGAIVELRNAGKSYGNIRALHGVDLTVHAGRVTCVLGDNGAGKSTLIKIISGLHQHTEGDFLVDNAPVRFSTPREALDKGIATVYQDLATVPLMPVWRNFFLGSEMTKGPWPVRRLDIERMKKTADEELRNMGIVLDDLEQPIGTLSGGQRQCVAIARAVYFGARVLILDEPTAALGVKQSGVVLKYIAAARERGLGVIFITHNPHHAYMVGDHFSVLRLGTMELTASRDQVSLEELTNHMAGGTELAALKHELSQVRGVDVEELPEENDLTAPVATAPEKTL; encoded by the coding sequence ATGACAACCACCAACGGAACCGGCACGCACGGGGCCATCATCGAGGACACCGCCCAGAGCGCGGACGGCGCCATCGTCGAACTGCGCAACGCGGGCAAGTCCTACGGCAACATCCGCGCCCTGCACGGAGTCGACCTGACCGTCCACGCCGGCCGGGTGACCTGTGTGCTGGGCGACAACGGCGCGGGCAAGTCCACCCTCATCAAGATCATCTCCGGGCTGCACCAGCACACCGAGGGCGACTTCCTCGTCGACAACGCCCCGGTGCGCTTCTCCACCCCGCGCGAGGCCCTCGACAAGGGCATCGCCACCGTCTACCAGGACCTGGCCACCGTCCCCCTGATGCCGGTGTGGCGCAACTTCTTCCTCGGCTCCGAGATGACCAAGGGCCCCTGGCCCGTGCGCCGTCTCGACATCGAGCGGATGAAGAAGACCGCGGACGAGGAACTCCGCAACATGGGCATCGTCCTGGACGACCTGGAACAGCCCATCGGCACCCTCTCCGGCGGCCAGCGCCAGTGCGTGGCGATCGCCCGCGCCGTCTACTTCGGCGCCCGCGTCCTCATCCTGGACGAGCCCACCGCCGCCCTCGGCGTCAAGCAGTCCGGCGTGGTGCTGAAGTACATCGCCGCCGCCCGCGAACGCGGCCTCGGCGTCATCTTCATCACCCACAACCCCCACCACGCCTACATGGTCGGCGACCACTTCAGCGTGCTGCGCCTGGGCACCATGGAACTCACCGCCTCGCGCGACCAGGTCAGCCTCGAGGAACTCACCAACCACATGGCCGGCGGCACCGAACTCGCCGCGCTCAAGCACGAGTTGTCCCAGGTGCGGGGCGTCGACGTCGAAGAGCTCCCGGAGGAGAACGACCTCACCGCCCCCGTCGCGACGGCACCCGAGAAGACCCTCTGA
- a CDS encoding ABC transporter permease: MGMSQQAEPAVTSPPAPGPRSTDGRTSRRPLVFRLLARPEVGVFLGAVAVYVFFLVAAPPVRDGSSMANILYQSSTIGIMALPVALLMIGGEFDLSAGVAVLTSALTASMLSYQLTMNVWVGVFVALLVSLGIGAFNGWMLVKTGLPSFLVTLGTFLILQGVNLAVTKLVTSNVATDDISTMDGFDQAKKVFASSFDVGGVQVKITIVWWLVFAAIATWVLLRTKYGNWIFAVGGNKESARAVGVPVTFTKISLFMLVGFGAWFVGMHQLFTFNTVQSGEGVGQELIYIAAAVIGGCLLTGGYGSAIGPVFGAFMFGMVQQGIVYAGWNPDWFKAFLGVMLLGAVLINLWVQRTATRR, encoded by the coding sequence ATCGGAATGTCCCAGCAGGCTGAGCCGGCGGTGACCTCACCGCCGGCCCCCGGCCCCAGGAGTACCGACGGGCGCACCTCGCGGCGCCCCCTGGTGTTCCGGCTGCTCGCGCGGCCCGAGGTCGGGGTCTTCCTCGGCGCGGTCGCCGTGTACGTGTTCTTCCTCGTCGCGGCACCCCCGGTGCGCGACGGCAGCTCCATGGCCAACATCCTGTACCAGTCGTCGACCATCGGGATCATGGCCCTGCCGGTCGCGCTGCTGATGATCGGCGGCGAGTTCGACCTGTCGGCCGGTGTCGCCGTGCTCACCTCGGCGCTCACCGCCAGCATGCTCAGCTACCAGCTCACCATGAACGTCTGGGTCGGCGTGTTCGTCGCCCTGCTGGTGTCCCTCGGTATCGGCGCGTTCAACGGCTGGATGCTCGTCAAGACGGGCCTGCCGAGCTTCCTGGTCACCCTGGGCACCTTCCTGATCCTCCAGGGCGTCAATCTTGCCGTCACCAAGCTGGTCACCAGCAACGTGGCCACCGACGACATCAGCACCATGGACGGCTTCGACCAGGCCAAGAAGGTCTTCGCCTCCTCCTTCGACGTCGGCGGCGTCCAGGTGAAGATCACCATCGTGTGGTGGCTGGTCTTCGCGGCCATCGCCACCTGGGTGCTCCTGCGCACCAAGTACGGCAACTGGATCTTCGCGGTCGGCGGCAACAAGGAGTCGGCCCGCGCGGTCGGTGTCCCGGTCACCTTCACCAAGATCTCCCTGTTCATGCTGGTCGGCTTCGGCGCCTGGTTCGTCGGCATGCACCAGCTGTTCACGTTCAACACCGTCCAGTCCGGCGAGGGCGTCGGCCAGGAGCTGATCTACATCGCCGCGGCGGTGATCGGCGGCTGTCTGCTGACCGGCGGCTACGGCTCGGCGATCGGCCCGGTCTTCGGCGCCTTCATGTTCGGCATGGTGCAGCAGGGCATCGTCTACGCCGGCTGGAACCCCGACTGGTTCAAGGCATTCCTCGGCGTGATGCTCCTCGGCGCCGTCCTCATCAATCTGTGGGTCCAGCGCACCGCGACCCGGAGGTGA
- a CDS encoding sugar ABC transporter substrate-binding protein, with product MDRSSHSRSRRFAPVVAVAAAAALTLAGCSSSSGGKKAEESAAGASAGKADTPQMTIALVTHQSPGDTFWDIVRKGAEAAAAKDNVKLVYSADPNAGSQATLVQNAIDQKVDGIAITLAKPDAMKDVVSKAKTAGIPVVGLNSGVSEWQKLGLMSFFGQDETVAGEALGKRLNTAGAKKVVCVVQEQGNIGLTQRCDGVKKTFTGSTQTLFVNGTDMPSVKSTITAKLKQDSAIDYVVALGAPFALTAVQSVGDAGSKAKIATFDLNKELTGAISKGTIQFAVDQQPYLQGYLAIDSLWLYKNNGNYMGGGEQPVLTGPAFVDKTNVDTVAQFAAKGTR from the coding sequence ATGGACCGCTCTTCGCACTCCCGCTCCCGCAGATTCGCCCCCGTTGTGGCCGTGGCCGCGGCAGCGGCCCTGACCCTCGCGGGCTGCTCCAGCAGCTCCGGCGGCAAGAAAGCAGAGGAAAGCGCGGCCGGCGCCTCGGCCGGCAAGGCCGACACCCCGCAGATGACGATCGCCCTGGTCACCCACCAGTCGCCCGGCGACACCTTCTGGGACATCGTCCGCAAGGGTGCTGAGGCGGCCGCGGCCAAGGACAACGTCAAGCTCGTGTACTCCGCCGACCCCAACGCGGGCAGCCAGGCCACCCTGGTGCAGAACGCGATCGACCAGAAGGTCGACGGCATCGCCATCACCCTCGCCAAGCCGGACGCCATGAAGGACGTCGTGAGCAAGGCGAAGACTGCGGGCATCCCCGTGGTCGGCCTCAACTCCGGTGTGAGCGAGTGGCAGAAGCTCGGCCTCATGTCCTTCTTCGGCCAGGACGAGACCGTGGCCGGCGAGGCGCTGGGCAAGCGGCTCAACACCGCCGGCGCCAAGAAGGTCGTCTGTGTCGTGCAGGAACAGGGCAACATCGGCCTCACCCAGCGCTGCGACGGCGTGAAGAAGACGTTCACGGGCTCCACCCAGACGCTGTTCGTCAACGGCACCGACATGCCGTCCGTGAAGTCGACGATCACCGCCAAGCTCAAGCAGGACAGCGCCATCGACTACGTCGTCGCGCTCGGCGCCCCGTTCGCGCTGACCGCGGTGCAGTCGGTGGGCGACGCCGGCAGCAAGGCCAAGATCGCCACCTTCGACCTGAACAAGGAACTGACCGGCGCCATCAGCAAGGGCACGATCCAGTTCGCGGTCGACCAGCAGCCCTACCTCCAGGGCTACCTGGCCATCGACTCCCTGTGGCTCTACAAGAACAACGGCAACTACATGGGCGGCGGCGAGCAGCCGGTGCTGACCGGCCCCGCCTTCGTCGACAAGACCAACGTCGACACCGTCGCGCAGTTCGCCGCGAAGGGCACCCGGTGA
- a CDS encoding PfkB family carbohydrate kinase, producing the protein MAESAQSFDLITIDRIGVDLYPLRPGVPLARTESFGSFPGRSPARVAVAAARLGRTSVVIHADAPDYFAIRAARIFWITGTGLSEEPSRSATLAALKARGRAGTTVFDLDWRPALWNDTAWKDPEEARPYYAEVLRHATVAVGDLDECEMATGRREPHACAEALLAAGVELALVRQGSGGVLAVHRDGTTAEVPPAPDGTAGDPGADDEFGGSLCHGLLSGWELARTVRYATAGDRTAPGPGPL; encoded by the coding sequence ATGGCCGAGTCAGCCCAGTCCTTCGATCTGATCACGATCGACCGTATCGGAGTCGATCTCTACCCCTTGCGACCGGGTGTACCCCTGGCCCGTACGGAGTCGTTCGGAAGCTTCCCCGGCCGTTCGCCCGCTCGGGTCGCCGTCGCCGCCGCCCGCCTGGGCCGGACCAGCGTCGTGATCCACGCCGACGCGCCGGACTACTTCGCCATCCGCGCGGCCCGCATCTTCTGGATCACCGGCACCGGTCTCAGCGAGGAGCCGAGCCGATCCGCCACCCTCGCCGCCCTCAAGGCACGCGGGCGGGCCGGCACCACCGTCTTCGACCTCGACTGGCGCCCGGCCCTGTGGAACGACACCGCCTGGAAGGACCCGGAGGAGGCCCGCCCGTACTACGCCGAGGTTCTGCGCCACGCCACCGTCGCGGTCGGCGACCTCGACGAGTGCGAGATGGCCACCGGCCGGCGCGAACCACACGCCTGCGCGGAGGCGCTGCTGGCGGCGGGCGTGGAACTGGCGCTGGTCCGGCAGGGCTCCGGGGGCGTGCTCGCGGTGCACCGCGACGGCACCACCGCCGAGGTCCCGCCCGCGCCCGACGGGACGGCCGGCGACCCGGGCGCGGACGACGAGTTCGGCGGCTCGCTGTGCCACGGGCTGCTGTCCGGCTGGGAGCTGGCCAGGACCGTCCGGTACGCCACCGCGGGCGACCGGACCGCCCCCGGACCCGGCCCGCTGTGA